A genomic stretch from Oncorhynchus gorbuscha isolate QuinsamMale2020 ecotype Even-year linkage group LG20, OgorEven_v1.0, whole genome shotgun sequence includes:
- the LOC124007022 gene encoding procollagen C-endopeptidase enhancer 2-like, translating into MKCEDCIWGLSVLLALCLGWAQGQSQSQPGTNYTRPVFHCGGDMAADSGFVGSEGFPSYYKPNSKCTWRITVPEGNVVMLSFRIFDMEADAMCRYDYLDVYNGHSNMVQKLGRFCGTFRPGTLISTTNTMMLEMVSDSETGGRGFLAYFNGGKPHVDDHQFCGGKMTKAQGEVKTPNWPEKNYPAGISCSWLVTVEPDQVIEVKFDKFDLESDSYCRFDYVAFFNGGEKDDSRRIGKYCGDISPQTIVTNGNVLLVQFVSDLSVTSDGFMASYTSVPRGSRTPTVDNTGSGPRIESVPRRPAGKPILPERTVITTTTTKPPTTDRYQAPSTPQPKEPTVKPKPVKPVRTRPPNKPGSDRTRVTRPDGKRPVPLNPLCAKACKRDGNIKSSFCASEFVITGKVTTLTPGPQGSVYIGVSLIKAYKAGRLTITQAGENMSVKLVSACKKCPVIRRGMPYILMGHVDEDGRGTMAPGAFTALYKAPYHKLLTNINNQPC; encoded by the exons ATGAAGTGTGAGGATTGTATCTGGGGTCTTTCTGTTCTCCTGGCTCTCTGTTTAGGATGGGCACagggccagagccagagccaACCAGGGACTAACTACACCAG GCCTGTGTTTCACTGTGGAGGAGACATGGCTGCAGATTCAGGCTTTGTGGGCAGTGAAGGATTCCCAAGCTACTACAAACCCAACAGCAAATGTACCTGGCGTATTACA GTCCCAGAAGGCAATGTGGTCATGCTCTCCTTCCGCATCTTCGACATGGAGGCCGACGCCATGTGTCGTTATGATTACCTGGATGTGTACAACGGCCACTCCAACATGGTGCAGAAACTGGGGAGGTTCTGTGGAACGTTCAGGCCGGGTACTCTCatctccaccaccaacaccatgATGCTGGAGATGGTGTCTGACTCTGAGACTGGAGGGAGGGGCTTCCTTGCTTACTTCAATGGAGGAAAACCACATGTGGATG ATCACCAATTCTGTGGAGGCAAGATGACAAAAGCCCAGGGTGAAGTAAAAACACCTAACTGGCCTGAGAAGAATTACCCAGCTGGCATCAGCTGCTCCTGGCTCGTCACAGTAGAGCCTGACCAG GTGATTGAGGTGAAGTTTGATAAGTTTGATTTGGAGTCAGACAGTTACTGCCGCTTTGACTATGTTGCCTTCTTCAACGGTGGAGAGAAAGATGACTCTCGACGCATTGGAAAATACTGTGGAGACATCAGCCCCCA AACCATTGTGACCAATGGGAACGTGCTCCTTGTGCAGTTTGTGTCTGACCTCAGCGTGACATCCGATGGCTTCATGGCCAGTTACACCAGCGTCCCCCGTGGATCCAGAACCCCCACAGTAGACAACACAGGATCAGGACCTCGTATAGAGTCAGTCCCCAGGAGGCCTGCAGGCAAACCCATCCTACCCGAGAGAACAgtcatcacaaccaccaccaccaagccACCTACTACAGACAGATACCAGGCCCCCTCAACCCCACAGCCCAAGGAGCCCACTGTCAAACCCAAACCAGTCAAACCAGTCAGGACCCGCCCACCAAATAAGCCAGGCTCAGACAGGACCAGAGTGACTAGACCAGACGGAAAGAGGCCAG TTCCCCTGAACCCACTGTGTGCAAAGGCATGTAAGAGGGATGGAAACATCAAGAGCAGTTTCTGTGCCAGTGAATTTG TGATCACGGGTAAGGTGACAACGCTGACCCCTGGTCCTCAGGGCAGTGTCTATATCGGTGTGTCTCTCATCAAGGCCTACAAGGCTGGCCGGCTGACTATCACCCAGGCTGGAGAGAACATGTCTGTCAAACTGGTCTCAGCCTGCAAGAAGTGTCCTGTCATCCGCAGAG GAATGCCCTACATCTTGATGGGCCATGTGGATGAGGATGGGCGTGGCACAATGGCTCCTGGGGCTTTCACTGCCCTATACAAGGCCCCATATCACAAACTGCTGACCAATATCAACAACCAACCATGCTAA